Proteins from a single region of Desulfovibrio sp. JC022:
- a CDS encoding homoserine dehydrogenase gives MQTVKLAIAGFGTVGTGLARILEENEDVILARCGKKFELASVLVRDVNKKRDFLPGPDVKFTADPDEFTSSPDVDIVVELMGGTTVAKEIVIKALEAGKHVVTANKHLLAEHGIELFEIAAKNKVGLYYESSVAGGIPIIQSIKESLAGNRIKSIVGILNGTANYILSEMSTSGLEFDTALEQATELGYAEADPTFDIEGIDAAHKVCVLARIAYGKDYPLAELPIEGITKVEGQDIRFAREFGYRIKLIGAVRDVGGKLEAGVFPALVKYTLLLARVGGNYNAVRVEGNAVGPAFFHGQGAGSLPTGSAVLADIIALAKTNTPDNTGFCNAPIEKADILPPELATSEYYFRFTVQDKAGVMAALSKCLAEHNISIAQAVQKGNPEDKDIPVVFTTHKSSTKNVNAAIAEIDKMPFITKPTMSMRILKG, from the coding sequence ATGCAGACTGTTAAGCTTGCCATCGCCGGATTCGGCACTGTCGGCACCGGACTCGCCCGGATTTTGGAAGAAAATGAAGATGTAATCCTCGCCCGTTGCGGCAAAAAATTTGAGCTTGCATCCGTTCTTGTCCGAGACGTGAACAAAAAACGGGATTTCCTGCCCGGACCTGACGTAAAATTTACCGCCGATCCCGATGAATTCACTTCCAGCCCGGATGTGGACATTGTTGTGGAACTCATGGGCGGAACCACCGTTGCCAAGGAAATCGTCATCAAAGCCCTTGAAGCCGGCAAGCACGTAGTCACAGCCAACAAGCATCTCTTGGCTGAACACGGCATTGAACTTTTCGAAATTGCCGCTAAAAACAAAGTCGGATTGTATTACGAATCAAGTGTTGCCGGTGGAATCCCCATCATCCAGTCCATCAAGGAATCACTGGCCGGGAACCGCATTAAATCCATTGTCGGTATCCTCAACGGAACCGCCAACTACATTCTTTCCGAGATGTCCACCAGCGGACTGGAATTCGACACCGCTCTGGAACAGGCTACCGAACTGGGCTACGCCGAAGCCGATCCTACCTTTGATATCGAAGGAATCGACGCTGCGCACAAAGTATGTGTGCTGGCCCGCATTGCCTATGGTAAAGATTATCCCCTTGCCGAACTGCCCATCGAAGGCATCACCAAGGTTGAAGGGCAGGATATCCGCTTTGCCCGTGAATTCGGCTACCGCATCAAACTCATCGGCGCAGTGCGCGATGTGGGCGGCAAGCTGGAAGCCGGAGTATTCCCTGCACTGGTCAAATACACCCTGCTGCTGGCCCGCGTAGGCGGCAACTACAATGCCGTACGCGTTGAAGGCAACGCAGTTGGTCCCGCATTTTTCCACGGTCAGGGCGCAGGTTCACTGCCCACCGGCAGCGCGGTTCTGGCGGACATCATAGCTCTCGCCAAGACCAATACCCCGGACAATACCGGATTCTGCAACGCTCCTATTGAAAAAGCAGACATCCTCCCCCCTGAACTGGCGACCTCAGAATACTACTTCCGCTTCACCGTTCAGGATAAAGCCGGGGTCATGGCAGCGCTTTCCAAGTGCCTTGCTGAGCACAACATTTCCATTGCGCAGGCTGTGCAGAAAGGAAATCCAGAGGACAAAGACATTCCGGTAGTCTTCACCACCCACAAGTCCAGCACTAAGAATGTCAACGCTGCTATTGCTGAAATCGACAAAATGCCCTTTATCACCAAGCCGACCATGTCCATGCGGATATTGAAGGGATAA
- a CDS encoding cofactor-independent phosphoglycerate mutase translates to MKLLFLIADGMGGWPIEELGNKTTLAAANTPNMDMLAGKGLIGTCRTVPKGMAPGSDIANMSLLGFNPATYHTGRGPIEAAAQGLKLDPDDLVWRMNLVNISEFAEDGIMYDYSAGHIGTDQSVPLVKKLQAELGNDEFTFYPGIQYRHLLVQKGGAKEMEADLHIRPPHDLTDKPIDEDVCEFAKSPRLDKLVRDAEKILAENGTKAVSIWPWGQGRPLNLPPFEEKFGMKGAVVSAVDLIKGLGHASGMEVINVEGATGLVDTNYEGKVEATLNFLEHGDFVYVHLEGPDESGHMGSVEDKIKSIERFDSRIVGPLLEKYPLDKANYVITCDHFTPIETRTHDETPVPFIMTSPRCIASGEKSFTEETADRAGIIIPDGHKFMQWVLKKIR, encoded by the coding sequence ATGAAACTTCTTTTTCTCATTGCTGACGGAATGGGCGGCTGGCCCATTGAGGAACTTGGCAACAAGACCACCCTTGCCGCCGCCAACACACCGAACATGGATATGCTGGCCGGAAAAGGCTTGATCGGCACCTGTCGCACCGTGCCCAAAGGCATGGCTCCCGGTTCTGACATTGCCAATATGTCCTTGCTGGGTTTCAACCCCGCCACCTATCACACCGGACGCGGTCCCATTGAAGCTGCGGCGCAGGGCCTCAAGCTCGACCCGGATGACTTGGTATGGCGCATGAATCTGGTCAATATTTCCGAATTTGCTGAAGACGGCATCATGTACGACTACTCCGCCGGACATATCGGAACCGATCAATCTGTACCGCTGGTGAAAAAGCTGCAAGCCGAACTCGGCAATGATGAATTTACTTTCTATCCCGGTATACAGTACCGCCATCTGCTGGTGCAGAAAGGCGGGGCCAAAGAAATGGAAGCGGACCTTCACATCCGTCCGCCCCATGACCTGACCGATAAGCCCATTGACGAGGACGTCTGCGAATTTGCCAAAAGCCCGCGTCTGGACAAACTGGTCCGTGATGCGGAAAAAATACTTGCCGAGAACGGCACCAAGGCTGTATCCATCTGGCCATGGGGACAGGGACGCCCGCTGAACCTGCCGCCTTTTGAAGAAAAGTTCGGTATGAAGGGTGCTGTTGTCTCCGCTGTAGATCTGATCAAAGGACTCGGTCACGCTTCCGGCATGGAAGTAATTAATGTGGAAGGTGCCACCGGACTGGTGGATACCAACTACGAAGGCAAGGTCGAGGCAACGCTCAATTTCCTCGAACACGGTGATTTCGTCTACGTTCACCTTGAAGGCCCGGACGAATCCGGACATATGGGCAGCGTAGAAGACAAAATCAAATCCATTGAGCGGTTTGATTCCCGCATAGTCGGTCCGCTGCTGGAGAAGTACCCGCTGGATAAAGCCAATTACGTAATCACCTGCGATCACTTCACCCCCATTGAAACAAGAACCCACGATGAAACCCCGGTTCCCTTCATCATGACCTCACCGCGCTGCATTGCATCCGGCGAGAAATCATTTACCGAGGAAACCGCAGACCGCGCCGGAATCATTATTCCTGACGGACACAAATTCATGCAGTGGGTATTAAAGAAGATCAGATAA
- a CDS encoding thioesterase family protein: MTTEFPSPHSWLAHSVSYGETDAMGVVYYAEYLHFFERSRSLFIRERGMSYATVEERGIYLPVREANCRYRIPAHYDDQLNIQVGISEWKRASIKFIYDIYKDDRSKLIATGFTEHACVNKDGRPVRVPEWLREIF; the protein is encoded by the coding sequence ATGACTACTGAATTCCCAAGTCCGCATTCATGGCTGGCCCATAGCGTTTCCTATGGCGAAACCGATGCCATGGGCGTGGTTTATTACGCAGAATATCTGCATTTTTTTGAGCGCTCCCGTTCGCTGTTTATCCGCGAACGGGGCATGAGCTATGCCACGGTTGAAGAACGCGGCATATACTTACCCGTGCGCGAGGCCAACTGCCGTTACCGCATCCCGGCCCATTATGATGACCAGCTCAATATTCAGGTGGGTATCAGCGAATGGAAGCGCGCTTCCATCAAGTTCATCTACGATATTTACAAGGATGACCGCTCCAAACTCATCGCAACCGGATTCACCGAGCACGCCTGCGTCAACAAAGACGGTCGCCCCGTGCGAGTACCGGAATGGCTGCGGGAAATATTTTAA
- a CDS encoding amidohydrolase family protein, which yields MLYDVHTHAFHPKIADKVITQLHDHYGITAVGNGHPEDLLERATRAGLDRVIIHTAATSQDQVIPANNWSIELAKSDERIVTFGTMHPDYADPEKEFARLERNGIKGLKFHPDFQGFFMDDRKFYRIMEMVQDRFVCMFHIGDRLPPEKNPSCPLKLKKLLQNFPRLKAIGAHMGGLYHWKMVAEELVGMDVYFDTSSCLPFMDKKVLHEIINKHPRERILFGSDYPLFDPQDSMKELQHALKLKDSELELHMSAVESLLE from the coding sequence ATGCTCTACGACGTTCATACTCATGCATTCCACCCTAAAATTGCAGACAAAGTTATTACCCAGCTCCATGATCATTACGGAATAACAGCAGTGGGCAACGGCCACCCGGAAGACCTCCTTGAACGCGCCACGCGAGCAGGTCTGGACCGGGTCATCATCCATACTGCGGCAACTTCGCAGGATCAGGTCATCCCGGCCAACAACTGGTCCATTGAACTGGCAAAATCAGATGAACGCATTGTCACCTTCGGAACCATGCACCCGGACTACGCAGACCCCGAAAAAGAATTCGCAAGACTGGAACGAAACGGCATCAAGGGCTTGAAATTCCACCCCGATTTTCAAGGATTTTTCATGGACGACCGCAAATTTTACCGCATCATGGAAATGGTGCAGGACCGCTTTGTGTGCATGTTCCATATCGGCGACAGACTTCCGCCGGAAAAGAATCCCTCCTGCCCGCTGAAGCTGAAAAAGCTGCTCCAGAACTTCCCCCGGCTAAAGGCAATCGGAGCACATATGGGCGGCTTATATCACTGGAAGATGGTTGCAGAGGAACTGGTTGGTATGGATGTTTATTTCGATACTTCCAGCTGCCTGCCCTTCATGGACAAAAAAGTGCTTCATGAAATAATCAACAAACACCCGCGTGAACGGATTCTGTTCGGTAGCGACTATCCGCTCTTTGATCCGCAGGATTCAATGAAAGAATTACAACACGCACTCAAACTGAAAGACAGTGAATTGGAACTGCACATGAGCGCGGTGGAATCTCTGCTTGAATAA
- a CDS encoding DUF2867 domain-containing protein: protein MSESASILNSIPQIHKLSVDADHIYSKDFVSHRAMDDFLIRLMSYKPGWLTFLYKVRGVLAKIMGLKHDEFMDHGLEVSDYDFNRGGQVDFFSSVDFEAETFWIGEAEDKHLIGYIGVVSEPAENSSHHYHVFTIVRYKHWTGPVYFNLIRPFSHLVVYFMGKYAAE, encoded by the coding sequence ATGAGTGAGTCAGCATCAATTTTAAATTCAATTCCCCAAATACATAAATTAAGCGTCGATGCTGATCACATCTACAGCAAGGATTTTGTCAGTCATCGTGCAATGGATGATTTTTTGATCCGTTTGATGTCCTACAAACCGGGGTGGCTGACATTTCTGTATAAAGTCAGAGGCGTACTGGCCAAAATAATGGGGCTCAAGCATGATGAGTTTATGGATCACGGTCTTGAAGTTTCTGATTACGATTTCAACCGTGGCGGGCAGGTTGATTTTTTTAGTTCAGTTGATTTTGAAGCAGAGACATTCTGGATCGGCGAGGCTGAAGATAAGCATCTCATCGGATATATCGGAGTGGTTTCTGAGCCTGCTGAAAACAGCTCACATCATTACCATGTCTTTACGATTGTCCGTTATAAGCATTGGACCGGGCCGGTTTATTTCAACCTGATCAGGCCGTTTAGCCATTTGGTGGTTTATTTCATGGGTAAGTATGCGGCAGAATAA
- a CDS encoding pyridoxamine 5'-phosphate oxidase family protein, whose amino-acid sequence MQSDILWNEVEELFGKVQHVSIATIDTDGFPRISPIGSVAFIEEGRGYYFERFPQAMRENLDRNSSMSIMAVHPSPMFWVKSLWKGRFASQPALRLVCKAGNRRNATQDEIDGWLAKVSSFRFFKGHDLLWKDMSMVREFEVLRVEPVELGRMNP is encoded by the coding sequence ATGCAATCAGATATTTTATGGAACGAGGTTGAAGAGCTTTTCGGTAAAGTTCAGCATGTTTCAATTGCGACAATTGATACTGACGGTTTTCCGCGAATTTCTCCTATCGGGTCCGTTGCGTTTATTGAAGAAGGGCGCGGCTACTATTTCGAAAGATTTCCGCAGGCCATGCGGGAGAATTTAGACCGGAATTCAAGTATGAGCATAATGGCGGTCCATCCTTCCCCGATGTTCTGGGTGAAGTCATTGTGGAAGGGCAGGTTTGCATCACAACCTGCACTTAGGCTTGTCTGTAAGGCTGGCAATAGGCGTAATGCAACACAGGATGAAATCGATGGATGGCTAGCCAAAGTGAGTTCTTTCCGTTTCTTTAAAGGGCATGACCTGCTCTGGAAAGATATGAGCATGGTCCGCGAGTTCGAAGTTTTGCGGGTGGAACCTGTTGAACTTGGGAGGATGAATCCATGA
- a CDS encoding TetR/AcrR family transcriptional regulator, which produces MKESKRESRHCAEDLLDAGLKLLETESVQQLTIDSLCRKLKVTKGSFYHHFKNRADFLERMLEYWVEGWTLASIEAADKGADAIERFNLIVENSHKLPSGTETSIRAWALCDPFAQKYIERVDSMRIEYLRSIFEEVSGDPERAVLLSKISYSMFLGVRMMGANISEKDHSHILKTMKQELYRIPAK; this is translated from the coding sequence ATGAAGGAAAGTAAGCGAGAAAGTCGGCATTGTGCGGAAGATCTGCTCGACGCAGGATTGAAGCTTCTGGAAACTGAAAGTGTACAGCAGCTGACCATTGATTCTTTGTGTCGAAAGCTGAAAGTGACGAAGGGGTCATTTTATCATCATTTTAAGAATCGCGCGGATTTTTTAGAAAGGATGCTCGAATATTGGGTGGAGGGTTGGACGCTTGCGAGCATCGAAGCTGCGGACAAGGGTGCTGATGCAATTGAGCGATTCAACCTGATAGTCGAAAACTCTCATAAGCTGCCCTCGGGAACTGAGACCAGTATTAGGGCGTGGGCTTTATGTGATCCATTTGCGCAGAAATATATTGAGCGTGTTGACAGTATGCGAATTGAGTATTTGCGGTCGATTTTTGAAGAGGTGAGTGGAGACCCTGAGCGGGCTGTCCTGCTTTCTAAAATAAGCTATTCCATGTTCTTAGGTGTTCGTATGATGGGGGCAAATATCTCGGAAAAAGATCATAGTCATATTCTTAAAACAATGAAGCAGGAGCTGTACAGAATTCCTGCAAAATAA
- a CDS encoding cytochrome c3 family protein, whose protein sequence is MKTNFLYVGAAVVFAVLVIVYSTATSNLSEEIANISGDKKVEIVSEELVVRFPVNLEFKRPEVLNKVRFTPVKFSHFDHQDVNCAKCHHTWDGKSQIKSCAAAGCHDDLKHKAAPHSYFKAFHTLQSDISCRGCHVKMNKEGKTDLAVAPCANNACHPKQKRAHN, encoded by the coding sequence ATGAAGACGAATTTTCTGTATGTTGGAGCGGCTGTAGTTTTTGCCGTTCTCGTAATTGTGTACTCAACCGCGACCAGTAATCTCAGTGAGGAGATTGCAAATATCTCCGGAGACAAGAAGGTAGAGATTGTTTCCGAAGAGTTGGTTGTAAGGTTTCCCGTAAATCTCGAATTCAAACGTCCTGAAGTGCTTAACAAGGTTCGTTTTACCCCGGTTAAGTTTTCTCACTTCGACCATCAGGATGTTAACTGTGCCAAGTGTCACCATACTTGGGACGGAAAGTCTCAGATCAAAAGTTGTGCCGCTGCTGGATGTCACGATGATCTGAAGCACAAAGCTGCACCTCACTCTTACTTTAAGGCGTTCCATACCCTTCAGAGTGATATCAGCTGTCGTGGCTGTCATGTGAAGATGAACAAGGAAGGCAAGACTGATCTTGCTGTTGCTCCTTGCGCAAACAACGCATGTCACCCCAAGCAGAAAAGAGCGCACAACTAG
- a CDS encoding ABC transporter ATP-binding protein gives MSSEQDFTRPECQKATGFEGCAPLISLKGITKRFGKVVANNDISLDLYPGRIKALLGENGAGKSTLMSMLAGRFRPDEGHIEVDGKRVDFSNSKDAIKAGVGMVYQHFMLVDTMTVAQNVLLGQEGGFFVNPKEMEARVRKLAEDYELEIDPSAKVSTLSMGEKQRVEILKLLYRESRVLIFDEPTAVLTPREAFRLFEALWAMTRQGKSVVFISHKLEEVMAIADEVAILRRGNIDAEVSRDKIVSKADLACRMVGKEILLEVNKEEVEISHKVLEVKNMTGIGLRDINLDVRKGEIVAIVGVAGNGQQELVEGVCGMRKPPKDTIFIMGKPWRKFFAEMKWNNSMSYIPEDRLDLATARNLDLVDNLLLTTRQGFTAGPLLKHDQAAKVAEELVEEYDVRPGRIRALAWQLSGGNLQKMVLARELYRQPHLIVAEQPTQGLDISATEEVWNRLLEARKMAGVLLVTGDLGEALQLADRVAVMYCGQVMDEFSVNDKEKVDSIGLLMAGVRE, from the coding sequence ATGAGTTCAGAACAGGATTTCACCCGTCCCGAATGCCAAAAGGCTACCGGCTTTGAAGGCTGTGCCCCGCTTATTTCACTTAAAGGCATCACCAAACGTTTCGGTAAGGTTGTAGCCAACAACGATATTTCACTTGATCTTTATCCCGGCCGCATCAAAGCTCTGCTCGGAGAGAACGGAGCGGGCAAGAGTACGCTCATGTCCATGCTTGCCGGACGTTTTCGTCCAGACGAAGGGCACATTGAGGTGGACGGAAAGCGTGTGGACTTTTCCAACTCCAAGGATGCCATTAAAGCCGGGGTGGGCATGGTCTACCAGCATTTTATGTTGGTTGATACCATGACTGTTGCTCAGAACGTGCTGCTCGGTCAGGAAGGCGGATTTTTCGTCAATCCCAAGGAAATGGAAGCAAGGGTCCGCAAGCTGGCTGAAGATTACGAACTTGAGATCGATCCTTCCGCAAAGGTTTCCACCCTGTCCATGGGCGAGAAGCAACGGGTGGAAATCCTCAAGCTGCTTTATCGCGAGAGCAGGGTGCTTATTTTTGATGAACCCACAGCTGTTCTTACTCCTCGCGAGGCCTTCCGTCTTTTTGAAGCTCTCTGGGCTATGACCCGACAGGGCAAGTCCGTGGTTTTTATCAGTCATAAGCTTGAAGAAGTTATGGCTATTGCCGATGAGGTCGCCATCCTGCGTCGCGGCAACATTGACGCTGAGGTCTCCCGCGATAAGATTGTGTCCAAGGCTGATCTGGCCTGTCGCATGGTCGGTAAGGAAATTCTCCTCGAAGTGAATAAGGAAGAGGTGGAGATCAGCCATAAGGTTCTGGAAGTTAAAAATATGACCGGAATCGGATTGCGCGATATCAATCTGGATGTGCGCAAGGGTGAGATTGTTGCCATTGTCGGTGTTGCCGGTAACGGTCAGCAGGAGCTTGTGGAAGGAGTTTGCGGTATGCGCAAGCCTCCCAAGGATACAATTTTTATCATGGGCAAACCATGGCGTAAGTTCTTTGCCGAGATGAAGTGGAATAATTCCATGTCTTACATTCCGGAAGACCGTCTTGATCTTGCTACAGCCCGAAATCTTGATCTGGTGGACAACCTGCTTCTGACTACCCGGCAGGGATTTACCGCAGGTCCGTTGCTCAAGCACGATCAGGCTGCAAAAGTAGCTGAAGAGCTGGTTGAAGAGTATGATGTGCGTCCCGGACGTATTCGCGCTCTGGCATGGCAGCTGTCCGGCGGGAACCTTCAAAAGATGGTTCTGGCTCGCGAACTTTACCGCCAGCCGCATTTGATTGTCGCTGAGCAGCCAACACAGGGGCTGGACATTTCCGCCACAGAGGAAGTCTGGAACAGGTTGCTGGAAGCCCGAAAGATGGCCGGGGTGTTGCTTGTGACCGGTGATCTCGGTGAAGCTTTGCAACTGGCAGACCGCGTCGCAGTCATGTATTGCGGGCAGGTTATGGATGAATTTTCCGTCAATGACAAAGAAAAAGTGGACAGCATCGGACTGCTTATGGCCGGTGTGAGAGAGTAA
- a CDS encoding ABC transporter permease has protein sequence MLESFIVPLLAATVQSGTPILYATLGEILTEKGGVLNLGVEGMMSMAAFAAFFVTMTTGNPWFGFIAGGIAGTFMAALHGFVCITCLGNQVVSGLALTILGVGLCNFLGTPYIGTVTEGFDKFAFPVLSSIPYVGDIFFKQDALVYVSYLIPVLFMLFINRTSLGLAISAVGEKPAAAAAVGLKALRLRWVALLGGGFLIGLGGAYLSLAYTHLWSNGLSGGRGWIAVALVIFAFWRPGRAVFGAYLFGGVMAFQLRLQAIGTHIPSTLLLMLPYALTILVLIFSAMRGRSGNAPAHLGVNIEPEG, from the coding sequence ATGCTAGAAAGTTTTATTGTCCCCCTGCTGGCTGCCACAGTGCAGTCCGGAACACCGATCCTCTACGCCACCCTTGGTGAGATTCTCACTGAGAAGGGCGGGGTGCTCAACCTCGGTGTCGAGGGCATGATGAGCATGGCGGCTTTTGCAGCTTTTTTTGTGACTATGACCACAGGCAACCCGTGGTTCGGGTTCATTGCCGGAGGTATAGCCGGAACATTTATGGCTGCGCTGCATGGATTTGTTTGTATCACCTGTCTCGGTAATCAGGTTGTTTCCGGTCTGGCTTTGACCATTCTCGGCGTGGGGCTGTGTAACTTTCTCGGCACCCCGTATATCGGAACGGTTACTGAAGGATTTGACAAGTTCGCTTTTCCTGTACTGTCGTCAATTCCCTATGTCGGGGATATCTTTTTCAAGCAGGATGCTCTTGTTTACGTCTCTTATCTGATTCCGGTGCTGTTTATGCTTTTTATCAACCGGACCAGCCTCGGGCTGGCGATCAGTGCCGTTGGTGAGAAACCGGCAGCCGCTGCTGCTGTAGGACTGAAGGCCCTTCGTTTGCGCTGGGTCGCGTTGCTGGGTGGTGGGTTTCTGATCGGCCTTGGCGGAGCATATCTTTCTCTTGCTTATACCCATCTTTGGTCAAACGGACTTTCCGGCGGTCGCGGCTGGATTGCAGTTGCCTTGGTTATCTTCGCTTTCTGGAGACCGGGCCGGGCTGTTTTTGGTGCTTATCTTTTCGGTGGTGTTATGGCTTTCCAACTTCGCTTGCAGGCTATCGGGACTCATATTCCCTCAACCCTGCTGCTGATGCTGCCGTATGCCCTGACCATTCTGGTGCTGATCTTCTCCGCAATGAGAGGACGCAGCGGTAATGCTCCTGCGCATCTGGGAGTCAACATCGAGCCTGAAGGGTAG
- a CDS encoding ABC transporter permease produces the protein MLGYRLQKRDEPWNWGTPFIIVGALVLSFGISALLLELQGKSAVQGLFVLWQGSFGASWALEDALLKSIPIFLCALGVATAFRMQVWNIGAEGQFALGAIGATWAALTFPGLPGYLLMPLMFICAAIFGAFWAYIPAVLRLKLQVNEIISTLMLNYIAILLLEYLVFGAWKDPASFGFPVTPEFSPAAIIGQIGDTRLHWGFAVCVGSGIAMWAFMRFTRLGFDIKVAGEGERIAMYSRLPYGMLTILVMAISGALAGWAGCIEASATINRLQPSIMVGYGYTAIVVAWLARLHPLYIGIAAYLLAALRVGVENMQLEMQTPASFGSIMEGLILMSVLAGQMFVTYKIVKKK, from the coding sequence ATGTTGGGTTATCGCTTACAAAAGCGTGACGAACCCTGGAACTGGGGCACCCCGTTTATTATCGTGGGTGCTCTGGTTCTATCTTTCGGGATCAGCGCGCTCCTGCTTGAATTGCAGGGAAAATCTGCTGTACAAGGACTCTTCGTGCTCTGGCAGGGGTCTTTTGGTGCTTCATGGGCTTTGGAAGATGCCCTTTTAAAATCTATTCCCATTTTTCTTTGCGCACTGGGTGTTGCTACAGCCTTCAGGATGCAGGTCTGGAATATTGGGGCTGAAGGTCAGTTTGCGCTTGGTGCAATCGGGGCTACGTGGGCTGCTTTGACTTTTCCCGGACTGCCCGGCTATCTGCTTATGCCGCTAATGTTCATTTGTGCTGCCATTTTTGGTGCCTTCTGGGCTTACATACCGGCTGTTTTGCGGCTTAAACTACAGGTCAACGAGATTATCTCCACCCTGATGCTCAACTATATTGCCATCCTGCTGCTTGAATACCTCGTGTTCGGCGCTTGGAAGGACCCGGCCAGCTTCGGCTTTCCGGTGACCCCCGAGTTTTCTCCGGCTGCCATTATCGGACAGATCGGCGATACCCGGTTGCATTGGGGATTCGCGGTCTGTGTCGGTTCAGGAATAGCGATGTGGGCATTCATGCGCTTCACCAGACTCGGCTTTGATATCAAGGTTGCTGGTGAGGGTGAAAGAATAGCAATGTATTCCCGCCTTCCTTATGGAATGCTGACCATTTTGGTCATGGCTATTTCCGGCGCGCTTGCCGGCTGGGCCGGATGTATTGAAGCTTCCGCCACCATCAACAGGCTGCAACCTTCCATTATGGTCGGTTACGGTTATACCGCTATTGTTGTGGCATGGCTGGCAAGGTTGCATCCACTTTATATAGGCATCGCCGCATATTTGCTGGCAGCACTGCGCGTGGGCGTTGAAAATATGCAGCTTGAAATGCAGACCCCGGCATCTTTCGGTTCCATCATGGAAGGACTGATTCTCATGTCCGTGCTCGCAGGCCAGATGTTTGTTACTTATAAGATTGTTAAGAAGAAGTAG
- a CDS encoding BMP family ABC transporter substrate-binding protein — protein sequence MRKVLLMAIVAAMSVMLASVAFAGTKKDKVKVGFVYITPVGDEGYSYAQDQGRQAIDKFDWVETSYVEAVAEGPDSERVVLNFARKGYDMVIGTSFGYMDPMVKVSKKFPKTAFLHCSGFKTTPNMSNYFGRMYQARYLTGMVAGMMTKSNVIGYVAAFPIPEVIRGINAFTLGVRSVNPEATVRVVWTKTWYDPALEKDAAISLLDMKADVITQHQDSPGPQEAAQERGKYSIGYNSDMSKMAPKAHLTAAVWHWAPIFENAVKQFRDGVWQGNESLWWGMDQDVVRIAPYGPMVPQNVKDKVEAAKKEIIEGNNAIFVGPIKDQNGKVVVPAGKSMTDPEMLGMMWFVEGVIGNTK from the coding sequence ATGCGTAAAGTTCTGCTTATGGCCATTGTTGCGGCCATGTCCGTAATGCTGGCATCTGTTGCGTTTGCCGGTACCAAGAAGGATAAAGTTAAAGTCGGTTTTGTGTACATTACCCCCGTTGGTGACGAAGGTTACTCCTACGCACAGGATCAGGGCCGTCAGGCAATCGATAAATTCGACTGGGTTGAAACTTCTTATGTTGAGGCCGTGGCTGAAGGTCCGGACTCCGAGCGTGTAGTACTCAACTTTGCCCGTAAGGGTTACGACATGGTTATCGGTACCAGCTTCGGTTACATGGACCCCATGGTCAAAGTTTCCAAGAAATTTCCTAAGACCGCATTCTTGCACTGCTCCGGTTTCAAAACCACCCCGAACATGAGCAACTACTTCGGCCGTATGTATCAGGCACGTTACCTGACCGGTATGGTTGCAGGTATGATGACCAAGTCCAACGTCATCGGTTACGTTGCAGCTTTCCCCATTCCTGAAGTTATCCGCGGCATTAACGCTTTCACTCTTGGTGTGCGTTCTGTTAATCCCGAAGCCACCGTTCGTGTCGTATGGACCAAAACCTGGTACGATCCCGCACTGGAAAAAGACGCAGCCATCTCCCTGCTGGATATGAAAGCTGATGTTATCACCCAGCATCAGGACTCCCCCGGCCCGCAGGAAGCTGCTCAGGAGCGCGGCAAGTACTCCATTGGTTACAACTCCGATATGTCCAAGATGGCACCCAAAGCTCACCTTACCGCTGCTGTCTGGCACTGGGCACCTATCTTCGAGAACGCTGTTAAGCAGTTTCGTGATGGTGTATGGCAGGGTAACGAATCCCTGTGGTGGGGCATGGATCAGGACGTAGTGCGTATTGCTCCCTACGGTCCCATGGTTCCCCAAAATGTTAAGGATAAGGTTGAAGCTGCCAAGAAAGAGATTATTGAAGGCAACAACGCAATTTTTGTAGGTCCCATCAAGGACCAGAACGGCAAAGTAGTGGTTCCCGCCGGAAAATCCATGACCGATCCTGAAATGCTCGGTATGATGTGGTTTGTTGAAGGCGTAATCGGGAATACCAAGTAA